A segment of the Mastacembelus armatus chromosome 7, fMasArm1.2, whole genome shotgun sequence genome:
TGCGGTCTAACACTGTCAGCTGTTCTTGTTTGATGGAAGTAAGTTAACGTTGTTTGGCGCTGCCCTATTTTAAGGCCCCTTTGATGTTAACACAATAAATGCAAACTGGGGCAGATGTATGCAAAAGCTCGTTAGTTAACGCTATCTAATAGTCGATGATGTATCAGAAAACACGTTGTCACAGTCTTCGTGTTTCAGTTCTTTTTATAACTAAATCTTTGGATTCAGTTTTCTACTGAACATGACTGCGATCTTCCACTGTGGTGCTGCTCATGTTACAGCTGATGTCATTTTCATGCATAGCAGTTCAGCCTTGAAAAATATgagtcaaatgtttgtttgtgatttCTGTTTCAGTAAATTGATCCTCATCAGCCATGGGTGTAGCTGGGGGAATGAAATGTGTGAAgttcctgcttttctttttcaacttcattttctgGGTGAGTAGCAGCTACCAGAGCAAAAGAAGGTAACAACACAGTTGTGCTGAGAAGTAAAGGgaacaaacatcaaataaagccaggttatttttttccagtgcGATTGGTTTTATCAGGATATTACTCTTTTTTCCGCATGCTCGAAAAGGTTCTAGGCTCGACtagttttgtgacatttctgcCTTTTGCCAGCCACATGACTTTGAGCCTGAAATATGGCCTTATTGCCCTACTTTAAAGTTAACGTAAATGGTGTCACCATCCATAATAAAGCTGATAAGCACATGTTTGCATAACCTTTTGATTAGTATCAAATTCTTCCTCACAAAAAAGTATATAAACGCATGAACCTATGTTTCCAGAGCGAGCGGTGTAGGTTACGACAAATAAACTAGCAATATTAAATGACTCATtggtatgaatgtgtgtttccCTTAATCCTTCATTAGCATATTTCTACCTAAAGCATTAAATATTGGTGTCTGTAGCACTGAGTACAAGTCATCTTTTACAGAACAAGAGGAAGTACAGAATGACAATGCTATTAGTTTATATAAGGTTAGATACATGTTGCAAGTCCAAAGCAACATATGTAAAGGCCTTGTTTTGTCCAAGCAATAGTCCAGAGCAATTCAGTttattggaaaacaaaaaaagatgaaaaccagaaaatattcacattagAGAAGCTCAAATAAGAACTTTCATCATGTAATCAACTGATGGTTCAGGattacacattttcatcaaGAAATTCaagctaaaattaaaaatccagcagcattctggataaacacttcactgttttatttagtCAGAGATTGATGTGACCCTTTTCGGTCTGTTTGCATGCTCTGTTCGCTCCTTTATGTTTCCTACGTCAGCCATTAGCTACCTGTGTGACTGAAGCGCAAATATTGACATTGGTGGCGCCAACAAGGACCTAACACTGGACTGATAATGAGTCATCTACTATTAAAGATACTGACAGACTTCCACTATACATGTTTAGGTTTGCTATGCTGACATGAGCatttataaaaaattaaaaaaaaaagaaaagaaagactaGTATGTCCAGTTTGGCCAGGAACTGTTCCTGAGGCTTTGGTTAATCTGTTTACTGTCAgtcaacaggaaaaaaaaaaatacatgatcAAATCTTCAGAGAAATAAGTATCCCAGGCTGTGAGAGAGTGAAACAAGCCCAAATTATGATGTTCCCTCCACCATACTGTGTGCCCTTAGAGCTAGTATTCTTCCCAAACAGGTTTTCGTCTGTCCACAACACATTTTCCAGTAGTGTTGTGGATTGCCAAAGAGCACTTTGTCAAATTTCAGGTGCAcagcaatgattttttttttttaaagaagttactttttttttttttttttaaatgctttggAGAGTAGCAGCTTCCTTCATGTTCTGCAATGGGCACACTGCCTTTTCAGAGATTTTTGTTTGGTAGATTGATGAACAAGTTCCAGGGATGTCTTCAAACCTTTAGCTGTTACACACAAGTTCTTAACCTCATAGAGCATTCTGTGTTGTGCCTTTGGAGTCATCTTGGCCGGCTGCCCACTTCTGTTAAGAGTAGCCACAGTTCTAAATTGTCTCACTTTATAGACAGTTTGTGTGTTGACTGATGGATGCCTAAACAATGAGACACTGTGACTCCCTTTCCAGCCATACGCAGATCAACCACTCTTGATCACACGTCTCTAGTTGCCTCTAGTTGGACTTGTTGTAAAGGCATagttcacatcagcagatgcttcATTTAAtcagcaaactgaaaatgtttgaccATCTTTTTCAAACAAAGTAGCTCTAAACCACAACTCAGTTATTTAACTGGACTCCAAATATGCAAACTATTAACTCCAATAGCTTTCGTTGAAGTAATTTGTCTAGACTAGGTTCAGTTACCTTTTTCTCCAGCACTGATTGTTTGATGTCTGTTTAATAAGCACATGGGAAATTAGAATTGCTTTTTATGTCATCAACTTAAATATCCTGTTTGTCTATTattgtgacttagatgaagataagatcacattttatggcaaattatTGAAAATCATTTAATTCTAAGGTGTTTCCATACTTTCTCTTGCCACTGTAAAACTATAGCTCCACCACTGAAATTCAAGCATTTACATATAGAAAGTTTGTAACAAATTCATTTAATCAGCTATGCATACTTTGTACATTAAtttaaatggggaaaaaaatcatgtgAAGCTTTCAAATTGAATTGCCCAAAAAAGGGAGGCTACTGTTCTGGTATATATGACTATTCACTTCCCAACTTTCTGGAAATTGCAATgactaaatgaatgaatgaatgaaagggGGGGTGTTACCGATTGATAAAGTCAAAGAATGTGCCTGGACTGCATTgatgacctgctctacctcctgagccacatcTGCCAGTAACTTATCAAAATAGTTGTACACTGGTTCtttgtaatgtttgctttaGGTCTAGTTGATCCTAGGGTGGTCATGGTCAATTAACTCACACTGTTAATGTTCTAGTCAACTGTTTACCGTCCACCCTGAGTCGTGTCACATGAATTTCACAGTTTATatctgatcactttagctgaGGACTGTTGCAACTTCCTTCCCTCTGTTTAGCATTAGTGTTAACTTTTTTTGCTTGATTGAGGTGTTTATATGAAAACTCTTGACTTTTTTATATAGAAACGAAATTGAattgttaaatataaatgcaaCGCAATGTCAGTTGCTTTATTTCACCTAAAAAAATGTATGGAATATAATATTTACAGACATTCACGCTTCCCACCACATGGGCTAGCCTGGCCAGCTAGATCCACTCCTTTCTTAacgaaagaatgtgggtctgaaACCCCCGCCATAGAGAAGCCTTTATCTGGCCTCAAAAGTATGATGTGATAATAGGTTAAgaatcagcaacactgaaaattaggatttgaatgtttgaaaatacattttcaatgtGAAAATTTTGATTTCAAAACTGAAAGCTGATTCAaatctttgaaaataaaatttgaatatctGGAAAAATGCTTCATTCTCTTCAGTGTTACAAATCAGTCTCTTCAAATTTTAAAACTTGCTTTGCAAACATTCAGCACTCTTTTCAGAGTTTCAGATCTGCTTTTCCTGACCCTGTCTTAATTAACAGGAAAAAATGCGTAAAAACTTGAAATGCTCAAATAAAACCTTGGTTTTGGGCTCAAACCAAAGGAACACACTCATTTcataaaacaagcagaaatgaTTTCAGCCTAACTAATTCATTCCTTTTCCTGCAGTTATGCGGCTTAGCGTTGATTGTGGTGGGAATCCTGGTTCAGGTGGCTCTGCACAAGACCTTGAGGATCCATGATGCAACAGCCTCGGGAGCACCGATTGTCCTCATTGGAGTTGGCGTGGTGATTTTCTTTATCGCCTTCTTTGGCTGCTGTGGAGCCTGGAAAGAGAACTACTGCATGGTCACCATGGTAATTTAACCATGTTCAGCAAAATTGGATTGACTTTGCTCTGTAGAAATTAGTGGTACAACAATAACATGTCCAAAACATATATGAAGTAGCTTGGAATGGAATTCATGTTAcaactatttttctttttccagtttgCCATCCTTCTCGTACTGGTCATCATTGTTGAAATTGCAGCAGCAATCGCTGGATACATCTTCAGGAACAAAGTGAGTGTATACATTTACTGTGTTACTTATATGATAACCCTGCTGAAGGCGCTGTTTAACTTCCCGTTGTCTTCCATCTAGCTCTCTGTTGTTGTCCAGGATAGCCTCACTGAAACACTTTCCagttacaaaaacaacactgaattCAGAGAGGCTATGGACAAAATTCAAAAGGATGTAAGTTGACTAAATTTGCCTACTCACTGTTTACTTACTCTGCCAACACCTTTACATAACAGTCCAGCATCCTGTTGGTTGGAGTTGTGACATGTCAGTGTTGTTCTTGGCACCACATGCTAACATAagttaaattattttactgtgCACTGGTCATCTGTAACCTGCCCATATTAAGTGTTTCTCCTCTGACACATTTGTACCTCCAGTTGAAGTGCTGTGGTGTGAACAGTTCTGCTGACTGGAAAAGCTTCAAACCTGATGGGAACTCTGTGCCTGACTCatgctgtgtgaatgtgtctaaAGACTGTGGAGCCGGGGCAATGAAAAACTCCTCCAAAGTGTACCAAGAGGTAAACCCCTATAGACTGAAGCTGCTGTTGTGAAGACAACATTGCAACCTGAGATTTAGTTAAGGTTGTAATTAAGATTTTAGCCCTGGTTTGTTTTTGCGACACCTTTGGTTAATGGTGGTAACAGCATGTGTGGTTTAATGCTAACACAAACCCTCCTTTTGCTAGACATACAAACAGAAGGGCAGAAGTTGTTTACTGATGTCAGTCATAATCAGCTGCTACCTCATTTTATGCAGCGCATAGTGCAAGCAGTTTTCCATGGTTTGTTATCTTACTGAGAAGCTGGTGGGGTGGCCTGAAGTTGTTTATAGCAGCTCTCTGAGGCTACGCTTTCTGTGTTCTCCTTGCAATATTTAAAACTAGTCtgttaaacactgaaaaaactACAGCTATAGAAGAGTAACCAGTAAACTGAGTACACAGTAATCAATGCGTGAAAGGCCCcccaaaataacaaataacattaacaactgTTAAGTAGAGCCCAACTGATATTATTAGAGATATTtgagagtttaaaaaaaaaaaatcttttttttttttttttttaaaccggTGCATTGTAAGCTGAATAGTTTGCAGTTGACTTGGTTGATAGAGAAGTGATGTAATAGCTTTTTATACTTTGTAAGGTATGGAAGTTTTTTTGGcttctttattcaatttgcagTTTTGGTTAAAGGTTTAAATGAAAGCTTTTAGCAGTGGCAGatcattttcagcaaaaaaaaaaaaaaacaaactcttacTAAACAATACCAGCTCCACACCAAACCATAGTTGTTGCTGGAGTATGTCCAGCATCTCTCAAGCTAAAGAGACCGAGTTAGCTGAAACCAAAGGAAATATTAGACCAAAAAGACaatatgtgtttttcaaatgCAGGGTTGCAGTGTGGCGGTGGAGGCactgctgaagaaaaacatcctGTGGGTCATAGTCGCAGCTCTTGTTATTGCTTTCCTGCAGGTATGTaatatgaataaacacaaacatgctgtaTTAGAAACATAATATAATCTTAGTACAGAATTCCTAACAGGTGGAGTTTTACCAAACCctcttacacacagacatacaataCAAAGTCTATTTTTTCCAAAGATGTAActgtatttatgttattttacttttatacCTAATTTCAATTCACTTAAAGTCTCCCATTTTAGTATTTAAATTCAGTATACAATCATAAAATTGTTTAGCTTACAATGAAATGTAGTTATAAGCTGTTATAGGGAACTAACTCATGaagatattttatattattacaatTCTTTTACTGTATTGTCATGTGTTTATACAGCAATTTTCACTTGCCCACAGGAAGTGTTAGTTATTAAAAGCTTACAGGCTATATTAGCATTATAGTGTGTTTGTAACAAATTTAGAAAGCCTTCTATATATGGCTAAACAAAATGGGTATTGTATGTAATGTTAACAAAATCCAGTGGAATTTATTAGCAGGCAGGTCAGGAAACACTAATGGCAATATTTCCTCTCTTCCTTCCAGATAATG
Coding sequences within it:
- the cd63 gene encoding CD63 antigen, with amino-acid sequence MGVAGGMKCVKFLLFFFNFIFWLCGLALIVVGILVQVALHKTLRIHDATASGAPIVLIGVGVVIFFIAFFGCCGAWKENYCMVTMFAILLVLVIIVEIAAAIAGYIFRNKLSVVVQDSLTETLSSYKNNTEFREAMDKIQKDLKCCGVNSSADWKSFKPDGNSVPDSCCVNVSKDCGAGAMKNSSKVYQEGCSVAVEALLKKNILWVIVAALVIAFLQIMGIVFACMLMRGIRSGYEVM